The genomic window CTTTTTGATAAAATTTCATAAAATCACCTCAATTCTATAAAAACACTCTCCCCTACTAGTCTATGCCGCCAATAATAGAAGAGTTATTACAAAGTTGTTAAATAGGGGTTTACAAATTAATAATTTTGTAATAAAATAAAGATGTAAAGAAGTTATGTAATCCAAGACATCTAAGGAGGACGTATTATGAATAAAAATGTAAAGAGATGGATGACAGGACTTTTGGTTACTACAATCTTTTTAGTACCTCAAAATGCCTCAGCTATTCTTCTTAAACAGGGTACAAGGAGTGCAGAGGTTACAAAGGTTCAAACAGAATTAAAAAATCGGGGATATTTTAAATATCACACGGCTACAGGCTATTATGGCCATATTACCGCCGATGCAGTTAGGGCATTCCAAAGAGAAAAAGGGCTCGCAATTGATGGAATTGTAGGTAACAATACGTACAATGCCCTTTTTGAAAATAATAGCACTAATAGTATTAATACCAATACTCTTCAAAAGGGTGCTGTTGATTGGTTTAGTAAGGTTCAATACATATTTCCAAGAGGAAAAAATGCCAAAATCACTGATATTAAAACTGGTAAATCCTTTATTATTAAAAGGACCTTTGGTACAAACCATGCCGATGTGGAAGCTCTAACAAAAGAAGATACGAAGATAATAAAGGATATATGGGGAGGATTTAGCTGGGAAAGAAGGGCTGTTGTAGTTGAAGTAGACGGTCATATACTTGCTGGTTCAATGACTGCCATGCCCCATGCAGGGGTTGATAATAAGCCCGCTGTGGTAGTGGTAAATAATAGAAGTGGTGGATATGGTAGAGGCCAAAACCTTGATGCTGTAAAAAATAATGGTATGGATGGTCATATTGACATTCATTTTTTAAATAGCAGGACTCATGGCACTAACGTTATGCAGAAAGTTCATCAGGATAAAGTCAAGGAAGCCGCAGAGCATATCTCAAAGAATTAAGAATAAGGCAACTTTCGTTGCCTTATTCTTGTCTAATGGGTAATTCAATAATCCAGTAACCATATTCTCCTGTGGTTGGTTTTACATCCCTACAACATAGAAAACTACTACAGCCAAAGACCTTGGCTCTTTCTACCATATTAGGATAGTAAATATCTGGAATACCTAAGCAGTAAGTATTTAATTCTTTGTTTTGGCCAAGTAAAAGATGGTTATATTTTTTAGCCCCTACAAGAAGATACGGATTACTGTACCATCGCCACGGATAATCTAAAATGAGGGGAAGTTCTTCATATGAAATCCTATACCATTCCATACCTTCACTGGGTTTTTCAAAGGGATTCATTCTAATATTCCCTTCTAGAATCTTCCTTAGGAAATCTTCTTTTTTAGGCTCATTCCTTGGAAATTGCCATTTGTTATCAGGTATAAAATAGGATGGTTCCTCTTCATCTAACTTAGAATCTTCTTCTTTATCTTCCTTATCTTCCTTATTTTCCTTAGGAATTTCTTCAGACATCCTCTTTATAGGCTCTTCATTTTCGACTTGCTCCTCTTTGGTAAAACTTTTTTCTGTCTTTTCATCTTCCTTTGGAAGTTCTTCATTATTATTTATCTTCCATGGAAATGGTTCTTTTTTAAAACCTACAAGTGGTATTGAGTTTTCATGGGTTAAAATAACTACTCCCTCGAATTTATCTATAGAGAGGCCACTCCCCCCTACATCTCCCCTATCTACTTCTATATTTATATCTCTTTTCCCTTTTTCATCCACATAAAAAGATTCTATGAGAATTTGTTTGGGGCCTTCCGGTAAATTAGCAAGCAAAAAAGCTCTATATCCTTTTTCCCTTGGAATAAGCTTTAAATCTTGCACATATATTTGTACTTTAGCTTTATTACCATAGGAGTTTATTTTGCAATATCCAGAGGGCTCTTTATTAGCAAAGGAATACCCTCTTGTGTCCTGTTTTAAGATAATAAAAGTTCGATAATTACGCTTTTCCAATTTAACTCCCCCATTTCATACCTTGTCTTTATAATATATTGGGGAAGTTCTAAAAATATGCTAATATTCTTTACTTAGTGCATCAGACAACTTAGCAAAATCATGAATGGATAGCATTTCTCCTCTAATCTTTTCATCAAACCCTAAACCTTTAAATATTCCACCCATTTCTTCTTTAGAAAGGGTCGTTATATTATTATTTATAAGACTATTTATAAGGGTTTTTCTTCTTTGGGAAAAAGAGGCCTTTATTATTCTGAAAAACAACCTTTCATCTATGGCCTCTACTGAAGGCTTCTCTAGAACTTCTAAATGTATCACGGCAGAATCTACATTAGGTCTTGGTATGAAAGAATTTCTCGGTACCTTTGCTATGATACTAGATTTTGCATAGTAAGCTGTGGTAAGGGTAATTGCCCCATAATCCTTATTATTAGGGGAAGCTATTAGCCTCTTTGCCACTTCCTTTTGGACCATTACAGTTATACTTGAAACTGGAAGGTTATTTTCTAAGAGTCCCATAATAATGGGAGTTGTTATATAATACGGGAGGTTAGCTACTACCTTAATCGGCTTATTTCCGTTTTTATCCTCTACTAATTTTTTAATATCTACTTTTAAGATATCATTATGGATTATTTCTATATTTTTGCACTCCCCAAGGGTTTCACCTAATATAGGTATTAACTGATTGTCTATTTCTATAGCAATAACCTTTTTTGCATACTGGGATAATACTTGGGTTAGGCTCCCTATTCCAGGTCCTATTTCTAATATGCAGTCTTCATCTGTAATTCGTGCACCATTTATTATTTTATTTAATACATGGGTATCAATTAAAAAGTTTTGACCATATTTTTTTCTAAAAATAAAAGGATATTTATTTAATATTTCTTTTGTCTTATTAGGAGTTGCGATTAATTCCATGGTTTCTCCTCCATTTTTCAATCCTTTTTATAACCTACAAAAAGCCGAATACCTTCGGCTTTGGCTATTGTACTAATATATATACTTTTCTTTGTTGTCTTCCAAATTGCAGGGCTTCCTTTTTTGTATCAAAGTATAAGTCAATCTTTTTTCCTTTGATAGCTCCCCCCGTATCTTCTGCTACTGCATATCCATACCCTTCAACATATAATTTAGTTCCAAGGGGGATTACCCTTGGGTCTACAGCAACTGTTCCTACCCTTGCTCTAGTTCCTGTAGCAGTAATGCCAAATCCCGGCTCCCCCGGATTTTTCCCTGTATCTGCATAACTTGCTGTATAGGCAGTAGTATTCATTATTATTTCTTTTGTGTACTTATATGACTTTCCGTCAATTCCCTCAATTACATTTTCAGCACCTATTTTTATAATTTCATCTTGAGGTTCTTCTAGGATTATTTCAGCAATTACTTCGCTCTTTTGTTCATCCTCCCCAATATACTCAACCTTTGTTGTAACCTCTTTTAAGCCATTGGCTCCTTGGTTGATTAATTCCTTCTCCCCTATGGGTAAGTTAGGTGTTTCTATAATTTGTGTCTTATAGGGTATCTCTTCTTCTATCGTAACAACTTCTTCTCTATGGGTCCTAACTTCTAGTTTCATATGGGGTAAAATTTTATCGTTAAGGGAGTTATTTATGCTTCCCCTCTCCCCTAACATAATTCCCTGCTCTTTTATGAAATCCTCTATAGTTTCTGTTTTAGTATATATTTCTTCTTCCTTTCCGTCTATAGTTAAATCAATGGGGATTGCTCTAATTATTTTGATGGTCATTCCTTCTACCAAATTCTCATGCATGGTCACATTAAGCTCATCATCTTTATCTAAAATGATGCTTTGTTCTTGTAAAAAGGTTTCTACTGTAGACTTTGGTGTCCTATATAGGGTAGATTTATTATTGTCAATTACAGTTACCTCTTTTAACATCAATTGATATGCTGTTGCACTACTTGAGCCTAGTAAAAACATGACCATAATGAGAAATAAGGTTCTTGTTTTTTGATTCATTTCTGTACCTCCTGCATCCAAATTGATACCTTGGTATTATAGATGGGAAACTATGGATTGTCAAATTTTTAAATGTATATTAATTCCAAATCCCTGTAATCCTTGATATCTCTATTATATACAGGTATTTTACAACTTATTCATAAATATTTTATTATTTTGTAAAACTTATTTTACATTTTCTTAATATATGAAAAAACCAGAATATATAAGGCTTTGAGCCCTTTTTTATATTCTGGTTCATCATTTTTTATATTTTCCTTTGTAATATAAACTTAATATTTCTCAAATTTTAAACAACTCTCTACCATTTTCCTTTGTTATCCTTGCTATCTCCTTAACATCTACATCCTTAATATTAGCTATTTTTTCGACAATATATCTTAAATTAGTTGAATCATTTCTCTTTCCCCTAAAGGGCACGGGGCTAAGATAAGGGGCATCTGTCTCGATGAGAATTGAAGATAGGGGTATTTCTTTGATTACCTCTATAACCTTCTTTGCATTCTTAAAAGTAGTTGTCCCTCCAATCCCTATATAAAACCCTTTTTTAACATATTCCTTAGCCATTTCTACACTACCAGAATAACAGTGTATAACCCCTTTTCGTGGTTTTACTTTACTAATAATATCAAAGGTCTCATAGCTTGCTTCCCTACTATGAATGATAACTGGCAATTCTATTTCCTTTGCCCAATTTAATTGCCTTTCAAACCAATGCCTTTGCAAATCCCTAGGGGAATTATCATAGTGATAATCAAGACCTATCTCCCCGATGGCTACTACCTTATATTCCTTAGAAAGGCCCTTTAACTGCTTAAAGTTATCTTCATTTAATTCCTTAACATCATGGGGATGAACCCCTATACTACAATAAATATATTCATATCTCTTAGCCAATTCTATTCCAGCTTTGGATGAAGAAACATTAGCAGCCACCTGTATAACATAGTCAATCCCCTCTATGGGAAGCTTTTCTAAAAGTTCTTCTCTGTCCTCATCAAAAGCCTTATCATCATAATGGGCATGGGATTCAAAATACATTATTTCACCTTCGCTCCGCTTTCAATATCTTTATCAGTCGATGCCAAAACTAAATTTCCATCTTCATCGGATGCTGCTAATATCATTCCTTCGGATAGTATTCCTCTTAATTTTACAGGTGGTAAATTGCATACTACTATGACCTTTTTACCTACCATTTCCTCGGGGGTATAGTGCTTTGCAATACCAGAAACTATTTGTCTTGTTTCTTTTCCTATTTTAATCTGAGATTTTAGAAGTTTATCAGCTTTTTCTACCTTTTCACAGCTAAGGACTTCTCCTATCCTAAGATCCATTTTGGCAAAATCATCAATCGAAATGTATTCAGCATTTTTCCCGTTACTTTTTGTTTTTGCAACAAATTCTTCCCTAGTTTTCCTTTGGGCTTCTTCTAATTTTTCCAATTCCAGTTTTATATCAATTCTTGGAAACAATATTTCACCTTTTCTTACAGTAAAGTTTTGAGGAAGCATACCCCAGGTTTTTGTACTATCCCAAGTTGTCATTTGTCCCTCTATTATTCCTAGCTGTTCCCATATCTTCTTGGGAGTTGCTGGCATAAAGGGGTGAACGAGTATAGATGCAATACGGATAACCTCACCTAGGTTGTATAAAACATTAGAAAGCTCGTCCCTTCTAGCTTCGTCCTTAGCTAAAATCCAGGGAGTCGTTTTATCTATATATTTATTGGCTCTTCTAACTAAACTCCAAATCTCTATTAAGGCATCACTAAATAGAAGTTTTTCCATATGTTCTTCTACTTTAGATACAGTTTCTAAGGCCATGGCTTTAATATCGGAATCAAAGGGTGAAGGCTTTTTATCTTCTATCAAAGTACCACTGAAATATTTATCAACCATGGCTATGGTTCTTGATATAAGGTTACCAAAATCATTGGCTAAATCTGCATTTATTCTTTGAATTAATGCTTCATTGCTAAAGTTTCCATCTTGTCCAAAGGCAACTTCCCTAAGTAAAAAATATCTAATGGCATCGGAACCATAATGATCCACTAACACCTTTGGATCGACTACATTTCCCTTTGACTTTGACATCTTTCCTCCGTCTATTACGAGCCATCCGTGACCAAATACCTGTTTTGGTAATGGCTCTCCTAATGCCATAAGAAGGGCTGGCCATATAATAGTATGAAAACGAACAATTTCTTTTCCTACTAAATGAACATCTGCAGGCCAATATCTTTTATATTCTTCATCTCTTTCAGATAAATACCCCAAGGCTGTTATATAGTTAGATAAGGCATCTACCCATACATACACCACATGCCCTGGATCAAATTCAATGGGTATTCCCCATTTAAATGAAGTCCTAGATACGCATAAATCCTCAAGCCCAGGCTTTAAAAAATTATTGATCATTTCATTTTGCCTTGTGTTTGGCTGAATAAATTCAGGATTTTTTTCTATATATTCAATTAATCGATCTTGATATTTTGATAGTTTAAAAAAATAACTTTCTTCCTTTACCTTCTCGACTTCCCTATCGCAATCTGGGCACTTACCTTCGTGTAGTTGCCTTTCTGTGTAAAAAGCTTCACAGGGGGTACAATACCAACCTTCATAGGAACTTTTATAAATATCTCCCTTTTCATAAAGCTTTTTAAATATTTTTTGAACTGTTTTTTTATGGTAATCATCAGTTGTTCTAATAAAATTATCATAACTTATATCCATTATCTTCCACAATTCTTTAATCCATGTTACAATTGAATCAACATACTTTTTTGGAGGCATGCCTTTTTGCTTGGCAATACGCTCAATTTTTTGACCATGTTCATCGGTCCCAGTTAAAAATTTTACATCAAAACCCCTAAGTCTCTTATATCTTGCCATGGTATCGGCGGCTACGGTAGTATAGGAATGACCTATATGTAGCTTATCACTAGGGTAATAAATAGGTGTTGTAATATAGTAGGTTTTTTTACTCATTGTACTCCTCCATCTCCTCTAACATATTAAAAAATATTATATATCCTTTAAATGAAAAATGCAAAACCTTATATTTTTAGTTTTTACCATTATATATAAAGTATGTTTATCTTTAATGTATATATACTAACTTATAGGTTTAGAATATAGATTAAAGTTTAGTTATTACTATTTTTTCTACTATTTACTTGACACCCTTAGGACAAATTATGTATTATTAAAATGGGGAAAATTTGAAAGTTTTATTTGTTTTTTCCCATATAAATACATAAATAAATTAACAAGGAGGATTAATTTATGGCGACTCAAGCAAGATTTCAAAGGGACCAAATTGGGGCGGACAACCCTATTTTCTCCCAGATTAGAGCAACTATCGAAACACCTTTTTATGGTAATAATGTAGTTAAGGTTACTTCGTTAAAAGAAGCTTACAAATTAGCTGCTGCTTCCCCTGGAACCATTGTAACAGATATGCCTGTTTATAATCCAGAAGCTATTGGCTTAGATGCAGATGCTAAGGTACTACTTTTTAACGATGGTGCTGTTAGCGGTCGTGCTGCAGCAGCTAGAAAAATCATTGGTGAACCAGGAGTTAATACTAACGAATACGCTCTTAAGATTAGCGAAGCTGTTTACAGATCTCGTAATAGCAAAATGTACCATGCTGAAGTTTATGTGGGACTTCATGAAGACTTTATGGTAAAAGCACATTTATTAATACCAGAAGGTCAAGAAAACATTATGTATTCTTGGATGCTTAACTTCCAATATATAACCGATGAATACTTCAATATGTACCAAAGATCTAATAAACTAAAATATGAAGGAGATATCTATGTATTCTCTGATCCTACCTGGTCTCATCCAGAACACCCAATGGGCCTTTCATGCTTTGATCCTGCCCATAACTGCGCTGCAATCCTTGGAATGAGATACTTCGGTGAGCACAAAAAAGGCACCTTAACCCTTGGATGGGCTATTGCAAACCGTAATGGATATGCATCTTGTCATGGTGGACAAAAACGTTACAATTTATCTAATGGAAATAAATTCGTTGCTGGTGTATTTGGCCTTTCAGGTTCAGGTAAATCTACTATTACCCATGCCCGCCATAATGATAAATATAATATCACAGTTCTTCATGATGATGCCTTTGTTATTTCCACTGAGGACAGCTCTTCTGTTGCTCTAGAACCTGCTTACTTTGACAAAACCCAAGACTACCCATTAGTTTCCGAAGATAACAAATACTTATTAACTGTACAAAATAATGCTGCAACTATAGATGAAGACGGTAAAGTGGTCATCGTTACAGAAGATATCAGAAATGGAAATGGCCGAGCAGTAAAATCTAAGTTATGGTCTCCTAACCGTGTTGATAAATTCGACGAACCAGTTAATGCTATCTTCTGGTTAATGAAGGATCCAACCCTTCCTCCTGTTGTAAAATTAAAAGGAGCAGAACTTGCTTCTGTTATGGGAGCTACCCTAGCAACAAAAAGAACTACTGCTGAAAGACTTGCACCAGGTGTAGATCCTAATGCATTAGTTGTAGAGCCCTATGCCAACCCATTTAGAACATATCCATTAGCAGATGATTACAACAAATTTAAGGCTTTATTCCATGACAGACATATTGATTGCTATATTTTAAACACAGGATTCTTTATGGATAAGAAAGTAACCCCTGCTGTTACTTTAGGAGCATTAGAGGCTATTATTGAAGGAGATGCTCAGTTTAAGCCTTGGGCAAACTTCTCTGATATAGAAATCCTCGAAATTGAAGGCTTTATTCCTGATTTAAATGACTCTGAATATACAGATCAATTAAAGAAAAGAATGGAAGATAGGATAAAATTCATCGAATCTAAAAAAACAGTAAGAGAAGGATTCGACAAACTTCCTGATGAAGCTTTACAGGCACTTAAAAAGGTTGTTAATGAACTAAAATAAGAAGAAGCCATGGGCTTCTTTTTATTTTCCAAAAATCCATAAGGTAATATAAAAAGAGGCAACTACCCCCGCTAGATTAGCAATTATTGCTCCTGAAAGTGTATACCTGGTCTTTTTAATCCCAATAGACATAAAGTAAACTGACATAGTATAAAAAATTGTTTCTGTACATCCCATCATAATAGAAACAAACCTTCCAATGAATGAATCTGGTCCGTACTGCTTAAATAAATCTAAAACCAATCCTAAACTAGCAGAAGAAGAGATACTTCTTAATATTGTAAGAGGAATTAATTCCGATGGAAAAGAAGTAAAAGCAAATAAAGGTTTAAGTATTCTTTCAATATAACCTAGGGTTCCTGATACCCTAATGATTCCCACAGCAATCATTAGGCCTATTAAAGTGGGCATAATAGTCAAAATGGTATTTACACTCTTCCTTGCTCCTTCTACGAACACATCAAATATATTAACCTTTTTCAATAACCCATAGGTAAGTACCCCCATTACTATTACTGGGACCATAAAATCTGATATATAAAAAATCCATTTCAAACTCTTTTCCTCCTTTCCATGATTTTCCCATACACAACTGCCGTCAGAGTCGATATAAGAGTAGCTAATATGGAAGGTCCGATTATCTCTGATGGATTAATTGAACCGTATTGAGATCTATAGGCTATAATATTTATAGAAATAAGTTGTACAGAGGAAATATTAACAATTAAAAACATACACATAGCATTACTGGCCTCATCCTTCTTAAGGTTTAATTTTTGTAATTCTTTCATTGCCAATAAACCCGGTGGAGTAGCCCCCCAGCCAAGGCCCAATATATTTGCAATTAAATTTGTAGCTATGTATTTTTGTGCTTTATGGCCATCGGGGATATCTGGAAACAAGAACCTTAAAACAGGCCTTATTTTTTCTGTTAGAACATTAATGAGCCCAGATTTTTCGGCTATCCCCATAATGCCCATCCAAAAAGCCAAAGCCCCTAAAAGCTTAATGCACACCTCTACCCCTTCCCTCGAAGAGTTTATTGCTGTATTGGTTACCTCCCCCATTGTTCCTGTAAAAGCAGCCACTACAATTCCTATTAAAATCATAAACCCCCATAAATAATTTAACATATATTCCCCACCCTATATAAACTTTAAAAATCCTCTCTTTATATATATGACTTTATTATTAAAATATGAACAAGCCCTATCTTTAGTTTTCTTATATGTTTAATCTGATTTTTGTCGAATTGTCGAAAATTACTTAAAGTTATTTTTCCAGTTAATTTATCACTTTATTTACTAAAAAGTGTATATTAGATTATTTTTCCAAATGCATTTTCTTATTAAAAATATCTTTCTACAAAAAACACCCTTTTTAAAGTGATTTATATAACTAATATTGTATTTTGTTCTTTAAATTTCATTTTTATTGTTGACTTTTATTGTTAATTATGGTATTCTGATATTGTATTAATATGTCGAAAAAAGAAATATAAAGAGGAGAGGATATAGTATGAAATCAACAGGTGTTGTAAGAAAAGTAGACGAATTAGGAAGAGTTGTTCTTCCAATTGAATTAAGAAGAAATCTAGATATTCACGAAAAAGATGCATTAGAAATTTTTGTAGATAATGATAAAATTATCTTAAAAAAATATGAACCAGCGGATATCTTTACTGGTAGTATGGATGATTTAATTTATTATAAAGGAAAGAAAATTTCTAGAGATACAATCCTTGAACTTGTAAGACTTGCAGGAATGGAATTAAAATAAAAAAAGCCAATATAATTGGCTTTTTTTATTTTATCTTATGAATTATCTGGTACACTTCTCTTTTACTTATTCCTCTATCTTTTGCCACTTGTTTCATCGCATCTTTTTGGTTCTTGCCCGTCTCTAAGTATTGTTTAAAATGCTTTTCAATAGTTATAGCTTCCCATTTTCTTACTTCTATTTCATTAATTTCTTCCCTCGTTATTCCTTCAATGACTAAAACAAATTCTCCTTTTGCCTCATTTTCTTTGTAAAAAGGTATAGCCTCTTCAAATGTGGTTTTTTTAACCTCTTCATACTGTTTTGTAAGTTCCCTTATTATTGATATATTTCTATTACCTAAGGTCTTATACAGGGCTTCTAGAGTCTTGCAAAGCCTATGGGGAGCTTCATATAATACAATGGTCCTATCCTCCTGTGATATGATACTCAACCGCTCCCTCTTTTTTTTATTTTCTATTGGCAAAAAGCCTTCAAAAACAAATTTTTCAGTGGATAATCCCGAAATAATAAGTCCCGAGATAACTGCTGATGCCCCTGGTATAGGGACAACTTTTATATTATTTTCATATGCGAGTTTAACCAAGTCCTCCCCAGGATCTGATATTCCCGGAGTCCCTGCATCAGTTACAAGAGCAATGTTTAATCCTTTTTTTAGCTTTTCAATAAGAATAGGTCCCTTATTTATCTTATTGTGTTCGTGGTAACTAGTTAGGGGTGTGTTAATATTCAAGTGGTTTAAAAGCTTTTTGGTACGTCTTGTATCTTCTGCCCCTATTAAGTCCACTTCCTTTAATATTCTTACGGCCCTATAGGTTATATCTTCTAAATTCCCTATGGGTGTCGCACATAAGTACAATATTCCTAACATTTATTAACCCCTTTTTTCTTTATATAATTCCTTTATCTTTTCTGTATACTGCCTCTTTTCATTGTAAATAATAAGGGGCTCTAAAACCTTAAGTAAAGGTCCTGCATTTTTAATTGCCTCTATAAGAAGCATATTAGGTGCCTTACCGATATAAGGATGAACTAATTGCATCTTCTTTGGTTCAAGGCGATATTTTCTTAAAATCTCTATTATATCTACCAGTCTTTGGGGCCTGTGAACCATGTAAAAACGCCCCTTATTTTTTAGCAAATAGGCAGCAGCCCCTATCACATCCTCTAGGGAACAAAATACTTCATGCCTTGCTATAGTTCTTGCTTCATTTATACTAAGGAGGCCTCCCCCCTCATTCATATAAGGAGGATTGGATGTAATAACATCGAAAGAATCATTATTATAACAATCTTTAACATTCCTTATATCTTGATTGTGTATTTCTACTTTATCCTCTAATCCATTAAATAATACACTTCTTCTTGCCATGTCTACATTTTGAGGTTGGATCTCAATACCAATAAACTTATGACCTTTGGTTTTTGCCTCTAGTAAAATGGGTATAACCCCATTACCCGTTCCCAGATCAAGAACTATTTCCCCTTCTTTTACTTCTGTAAAAGAAGAAAGCAATACTGCATCCATTCCAAAGCAAAAATAATTGGGATTTTGTATGATATGGTATCCATTTAAGTTAAGATCATCTACCCGCTCTCCCTCTTTTAATGTTATATTATTCATTAAGTTCTTCCTCTATTATTATATCATTATCTTCCTTCTTCTTTAGAGAAGGATTAAATTTGATATCTTCTACAGGATATATAGCCACTTCCGTATCTCCTTCTTTTTTAATAACAGCAACCCTTATTAGTTGACGAAGTACATTAACTGATAGTACCGTCCCTTGTCCATCCGGTGTCATTACTTCTTGTCCTATATCGGGAAGTTTTTCATTAATTTCTTTATAGGTTTCCTCTTCATATTTTAAGCAGCACATTAGCCTTCCACATACCCCTGATATCTTAGTAGGGTTTAGGGATAAATTTTGTTCTTTTGCCATCTTTATAGACACCGGCTGGAACTCCGATAAAAAACTGGAACAACATAAGGGCCTTCCACATATCCCTATACTGTTCATCATTTTCGTTTCGTCCCTCACCCCAATTTGCCTAAGCTCAATCCTTGTCCTAAAAATAGATGCTAAATCTTTTACGAGTTCTCTAAAGTCAATTCTACCCTCTGCGGTAAAATAAAACATTATTTTATTATTATCAAAAGTAAATTCTACATCAATCAACTTCATATCTAGATTATGACTTTTTATTTTTTCTTTACATATATCAAAGGCTTCTTTTTCTTTTTTCTTATTTTCTTCTTCTATTTTATCATCTTCTTCAGATGCAATTCTGATAACCTTTTTTAAAGGGTGCAATAATTGTTCCTCGGGGACAGCCTTGTTTGATATGATTACAGTACCATACTCTACTCCCCTTGCTGTTTCCACTATAACATGGCTCCCTTTTTCTATTTCCAGACCTTCCGGATCAAAGTAGTATACTTTACCGGCTCGTTTAAAACGAACTCCAATTATATCAATCATTATCATTCTCCTTTATGCTTAGTAACATTACTTCTAAAGTCAGCTGAAAATTAGCATTTTGACTAAGCTGTCTTTTTGCCTTCTCGATAGCCCTTAGGGATTTATCTATTCTATTATAAGATAAATCTGTACTCATATTCAATAACTCATTCATTTTATCTTTATTTATTATATATGGATTATTTCCCGTTTGTTTAATAAATAAGATATCCCTATACCAAATGTACATTAGGTCTAATAAAAAATTTATTTCTTCTTTATAACTTTCCATTTCTTTTTGTATTTCAAATAAATCTATTAGGTTTTCATTTCGAATTTCCTCTGACCACCTAATTATATTATCCCTAGCATTAGTAAAATAATCCGATTTCATTATTTCTTTTACTTTACCAATGCTCCCGTCAGAAAATGGTATATATAAATCAATTTTCCCATCTTGGACTTGATTATTCGAAATAAAATATTCCTTAATTTCATCAAACCTTAAAGGCTTTAATTTTATAAGGAAACATCTTGATATAATTGTAGGAAGAAATTGTTTAATATTAGTAGAAATAAGAATTATAATTCCATATGGTGG from Candidatus Epulonipiscium sp. includes these protein-coding regions:
- the rsmA gene encoding 16S rRNA (adenine(1518)-N(6)/adenine(1519)-N(6))-dimethyltransferase RsmA, with amino-acid sequence MELIATPNKTKEILNKYPFIFRKKYGQNFLIDTHVLNKIINGARITDEDCILEIGPGIGSLTQVLSQYAKKVIAIEIDNQLIPILGETLGECKNIEIIHNDILKVDIKKLVEDKNGNKPIKVVANLPYYITTPIIMGLLENNLPVSSITVMVQKEVAKRLIASPNNKDYGAITLTTAYYAKSSIIAKVPRNSFIPRPNVDSAVIHLEVLEKPSVEAIDERLFFRIIKASFSQRRKTLINSLINNNITTLSKEEMGGIFKGLGFDEKIRGEMLSIHDFAKLSDALSKEY
- a CDS encoding DUF348 domain-containing protein, producing MNQKTRTLFLIMVMFLLGSSSATAYQLMLKEVTVIDNNKSTLYRTPKSTVETFLQEQSIILDKDDELNVTMHENLVEGMTIKIIRAIPIDLTIDGKEEEIYTKTETIEDFIKEQGIMLGERGSINNSLNDKILPHMKLEVRTHREEVVTIEEEIPYKTQIIETPNLPIGEKELINQGANGLKEVTTKVEYIGEDEQKSEVIAEIILEEPQDEIIKIGAENVIEGIDGKSYKYTKEIIMNTTAYTASYADTGKNPGEPGFGITATGTRARVGTVAVDPRVIPLGTKLYVEGYGYAVAEDTGGAIKGKKIDLYFDTKKEALQFGRQQRKVYILVQ
- a CDS encoding TatD family hydrolase; the protein is MYFESHAHYDDKAFDEDREELLEKLPIEGIDYVIQVAANVSSSKAGIELAKRYEYIYCSIGVHPHDVKELNEDNFKQLKGLSKEYKVVAIGEIGLDYHYDNSPRDLQRHWFERQLNWAKEIELPVIIHSREASYETFDIISKVKPRKGVIHCYSGSVEMAKEYVKKGFYIGIGGTTTFKNAKKVIEVIKEIPLSSILIETDAPYLSPVPFRGKRNDSTNLRYIVEKIANIKDVDVKEIARITKENGRELFKI
- the metG gene encoding methionine--tRNA ligase, whose product is MSKKTYYITTPIYYPSDKLHIGHSYTTVAADTMARYKRLRGFDVKFLTGTDEHGQKIERIAKQKGMPPKKYVDSIVTWIKELWKIMDISYDNFIRTTDDYHKKTVQKIFKKLYEKGDIYKSSYEGWYCTPCEAFYTERQLHEGKCPDCDREVEKVKEESYFFKLSKYQDRLIEYIEKNPEFIQPNTRQNEMINNFLKPGLEDLCVSRTSFKWGIPIEFDPGHVVYVWVDALSNYITALGYLSERDEEYKRYWPADVHLVGKEIVRFHTIIWPALLMALGEPLPKQVFGHGWLVIDGGKMSKSKGNVVDPKVLVDHYGSDAIRYFLLREVAFGQDGNFSNEALIQRINADLANDFGNLISRTIAMVDKYFSGTLIEDKKPSPFDSDIKAMALETVSKVEEHMEKLLFSDALIEIWSLVRRANKYIDKTTPWILAKDEARRDELSNVLYNLGEVIRIASILVHPFMPATPKKIWEQLGIIEGQMTTWDSTKTWGMLPQNFTVRKGEILFPRIDIKLELEKLEEAQRKTREEFVAKTKSNGKNAEYISIDDFAKMDLRIGEVLSCEKVEKADKLLKSQIKIGKETRQIVSGIAKHYTPEEMVGKKVIVVCNLPPVKLRGILSEGMILAASDEDGNLVLASTDKDIESGAKVK
- a CDS encoding phosphoenolpyruvate carboxykinase (ATP) — translated: MATQARFQRDQIGADNPIFSQIRATIETPFYGNNVVKVTSLKEAYKLAAASPGTIVTDMPVYNPEAIGLDADAKVLLFNDGAVSGRAAAARKIIGEPGVNTNEYALKISEAVYRSRNSKMYHAEVYVGLHEDFMVKAHLLIPEGQENIMYSWMLNFQYITDEYFNMYQRSNKLKYEGDIYVFSDPTWSHPEHPMGLSCFDPAHNCAAILGMRYFGEHKKGTLTLGWAIANRNGYASCHGGQKRYNLSNGNKFVAGVFGLSGSGKSTITHARHNDKYNITVLHDDAFVISTEDSSSVALEPAYFDKTQDYPLVSEDNKYLLTVQNNAATIDEDGKVVIVTEDIRNGNGRAVKSKLWSPNRVDKFDEPVNAIFWLMKDPTLPPVVKLKGAELASVMGATLATKRTTAERLAPGVDPNALVVEPYANPFRTYPLADDYNKFKALFHDRHIDCYILNTGFFMDKKVTPAVTLGALEAIIEGDAQFKPWANFSDIEILEIEGFIPDLNDSEYTDQLKKRMEDRIKFIESKKTVREGFDKLPDEALQALKKVVNELK